The Armatimonadota bacterium nucleotide sequence TGCACATGCATCCAATACTTCTGTTGCCAAAACTGAATCAACTGGTTTAATCGGCACTAGTCCTTCTCGATATCGAGTAAGACCAACAGGAACTATTGCAACGGAAGCAACCGAAGGATAAAGCGTACCAAGATCATAAACCGTGCGTTTAAGACTTTCCCCATCATTAATTCCGGGACAAAGTACAATCTGAGCATGCAACGTTATCCCAGCGTCTGCAAGACGTTTGAGCTCTTTCATAATCTGCCCTGCCTTCTTGTTGCCAAGCATATATTCGCGAATTTTTGGGTCAGTTGAGTGAACAGAAACATATAGTGGGCTCATTTTCTGGGAGATTATGCGCTCAACGTCCTCATCGCTCAGATTAGTAAGTGTAATATAGTTCCCGTGGACGAAAGATAATCGAAAGTCATCATCTCGCAAATAAAGTGACTTCCTAAGACCTGGTGGCATTTGCTTAAGGAAGCAAAAGATACAATTATTGCGACAAATGCGGACTCCGTCGAATAGCTCTTCGACAAACTCAATGCCGAGGTCCTCACCAAGTTCTTTGTGAATAGTACTTATAATGCGGCTACCATTTCTCAGAACCTCCACCTCTACTTCTTCGTCGGCTCCAAAAAACCTGTAATCAAGTACATCGCATATTTTATGAGCGTTCAGAGAAACAAGAATATCTCCTGGCTTAATTCCAGCTATTTCTGCTGGGCTGCCTTGCGCTACTTTTGCGATTTTTGAATTTAGCTTTTTCATGGAAAGGTAGTCTCACAAAAAATGTATCTATTGCCTTAACGTCTTTCAATCCCAATTTTCCAACTTTTTAACTACTTCTTCGATTATCCAATCTGGTGTCGAAGCGCCAGCAGTAACACCTACAGTTTGAACACCTGTAAACCAAGAATCCTCCAGCTCGCTAGCAACTTCGATATGGTGTGTTGGGACGCCGGTATCTGCGCATATTTCTGCAAGACGGCGCGTATTTGCGCTATTGTGGCCGCCAATGACCAGCATTACATCCACCTCCGCTGCAAGGTCCAGTGCTGCCTTTTGGAGTCTAGTGGTCGCATGGCAAATTGTATTGTGAGCCCGAACATCCTTTACCCATCTCGCAACCTCTTCTACAAGCCTCTCGAAACGCTCGGTTGTCTGCGTAGTTTGCGAAATGATGCCAACTCGCTCGCACAGCTTTGATGGGTCTATATCTTTTACATCGGAAACCGCCAAGCCATTTTCGCCAGCCACGCTCATTATTCCCCGAACCTCTGTGTGTCCTGGGTCGCCCAGAACTATTACCTGGTAGCCATCTGCAACTAGGTTTTCTGCAATCTCATGGACTTTCCGAACAAATGGGCATGTAACGTCTACCACCTGAAGACCGCGATTCTCAGCCTGACGCATCACTTCACGAGGAACGCCGTGTGATGGCATGATTATAAAACTTCCTTGCGGGGCATCTGCAATGTCGTGCACTTCATGGATTCCTCGCTCTTCCAACTTTAATATTACTTGGGGGTTGTGAATCAGCGGGCCAAGGGTATACATAGGTGTGCCATGCTTTTCAGCAGCCTCAAGCGCCACATCAATAGCCCGGCGAACGCCATAGCAAAAACCTGCTGGATTAGCTAGCTTAACCTTCATTTCTCTACCATTAAACGAACTAAGTGCCAGCCTGCTACATATCATAAGGCTGGCACTTGAGAAATTCCAAGAAGAGTGTCCTTTAATTAGATTTCTTTCGCATAAGTTTCAGCAAACCATATTCGACGCTATCAACCAACGCATGCCAGCTTGCTTCTATTATATTTGTAGAGACACCTACAGTGCTCCACGATGACGTGCCGTCGGTTGATTCAACAATGGCACGCACTCCTGCCGCTGTTGCCTGCTTTGCGTCGAGCACACGGACCTTAAAATCTGTAAGCTTGATGTGTTTCAGTTCTTCGGGATAGAACTTTTCAAGGGCTTTGCGAAGGGCATTGTCCAATGCGTGAACTGGACCATCGCCTTCTGCAACCGTAAGCAATTCCTCGCCATTAACAGCTACTCTTAGAGTAGCTTCAGTTATGGGTTCTGGGTCTGTCCCCCGCTGTTCAACAATTACACGGAAACTCTTTAAGTCAAACAGCTTTTTATATGAACCCAGCGTTTTCTGAAGAAGAAGCTCAAAAGATGCCTCTGCACCCTCAAACGAGTAGCCCTCATTCTCCAGCTCAACAATTTTTTTCAACACTTCGCGCGTCTCAGGCGATTTCTTTGTGAGGTCAACACCATATCTTTGAGCTTTATGGACGATATTGCTCGCGCCAGACAGCTCTGATATGAGTACCCTTCGCACATTACCCACTCTCTCTGGGTCAATATGTTCATACGTGCGAACATTTTTCATTATTGCGTCCACATGAACACCAGCTTTGTGAGCAAATGCACTTCGGCCAACAAAAGGCTGACGGTCGTTTGGTACAACGTTTGCAATCTCATAAACGTAGTTAGAAAGACTCGTCAGCTCGGCCAATGACGATTCTGGGATACACTCTATTCCTAGTTTAAGCTGTAGTATTGGGATAATCGAGCAAAGGTTGGCATTGCCACATCGTTCGCCAAAACCGTTGACAGTGCCTTGTACTTGCACGGCGCCATTCTGAACTGCAACGATTGTATTGGCAACCGCCATTTCTGAATCGTTGTGGGTATGAATACCAACTGGTATATTCACAGCACTGCAAGCAGCTCGAACACCAGCTATTATCTCGTCGGGCAACGAACCGCCATTTGTATCACAGAGCACTACGGCATCTGCATTGGCAGCTTCAGCAGCCTTTATCGTGTCTATAGCATAGCTTGAGTTAGCCTTGAATCCATCAAAGAAATGCTCTGCATCAAAGATGACCTCTTTTCCATGATTTTTTAGAAATTGCACGGAATCTAGAATCATCTCGATGTTCTGGTCTAAGCTAACCTTTAGTGCGTCGGTGACATGAAGATCCCATGATTTGCCGAAAATTGTTATAACCGGGGTCTCGCTCTTAATGAGGCTAATAAGGTTTGCATCCTCCTCAGGCCGAACATTCGCACGTCTGGTACTTCCGAATGCGGCTAGCTTCGCATGAGACAATGGCACAGATTTCATGCGTTCAAAAAACTCTTCATGCTTGGGATTTGATCCTGGCCAGCCTCCTTCGATGTAGTGAAAACCAGCCTCATCAAGCCGCAGGGCGATTTTAATCATATCCTCTACAGTGAGGGATATTCCTTCGCCCTGGGAACCGTCTCGCAAAGTTGTATCGTAAATTAAGACCTTTGGCATAATACAGTCACCTCTGCCGCAATCAGCGGCACTTTTTTAGAGCTTTGACCCTTTCACGTGCATAAGGAATCAGGCCACCTGCCAAAATTAGCTGTTGGATAAATTCGGGGAAAGGCCTTGCCTGAAACACTTTGCCCGTCGTCAAGTTGACAATTTTACCTGTTGATGTTTCAACTTCTACTTTGTCGCCAGCTGAAATGCCATCAACCGCTTCTGGGCATTCGAGTATTGGCAGCCCAATGTTAAATGAGTTACGGTAAAAGATTCTAGCGAATGTTTTTGCAATTACACAGGATATTCCCGAAGTTTTGATTGCTATTGGCGCATGCTCTCGGGACGAACCACAACCAAAATTTTCTTCAGCGACAATGATGTCGCCTGGCTGCACCCTCTTCACGAAATCGGGGTCTATATCCTCCATGCAGTGTGCTGCCAACTCTGCAGGGTCAGATGTGACAAGGTAGCGCGCAGGGATAATGACATCCGTATCTACGTTGCTACCATATTTATGAACTTTGCCTTTGAAAATCATAATCTGCACTATCTCCGTTTGCGCTTTTAATATTTTTCAAAATCTAAAGTCAACACTAATCTCAATCAATTGAGTTCTTCTGGGCTTCCTATCCTGCCCAAAACGGCAGATGCCGCCGCAATTGCAGGATTCGACAGATAAACTTCCGACTTGACGTGGCCCATCCTGCCTACGAAATTGCGGTTGGTTGTAGCAATTGCCCGCTCACCCTCTGCAAGGCATCCCATGTGCCCTCCAAGACAGGGGCCACACGTCGGCGTGCTTACCGCTGCACCAGCCTCGATGAATATATCAAAAAGTCCTTCACGCATTGCCTGTTGCCAAATTTCTTGAGTTGCGGGAATAATGATTAGCCGCACATCGGGATGGACCTTGCGCCCTTTTAAGACGCTTGCGGCGATTCGCAGGTCTTCGATGCGACCATTTGTACAAGAGCCAATTACTGCTTGGTCAATCCGTATATCGGTTGCTTGACTTACCGGCCTTGTGTTCTCCGGAAGATGTGGAAATGCAACCTGAGGCTCAATTTCAGAGACATCAATCTCGATTATTTCTTTATACAAGGCATCAGGATCGCTTGCATAGACCTTCCAAGGGCGTTTTGCCCGCGGTTTTACATATTCAAGTGTGGTATCGTCAACATGCATTATGCCGTTTTTGCCACCAGCTTCGATTGCCATGTTGCACATTGTGAAGCGGTCAGCCATTGGTAGAAAAGAAATGGTTTCGCCTGTGAACTCCATCGAGCAATAGAGCGCCCCATCCACACCAATCTTGCCAATTGTGTAGAGTATCAAGTCTTTTCCGCCAACCCACTTGTTTAATTTACCGTAATAAACGAACTTGATGGTCTCCGGCACCCGGACCCAAGTTTCACCTAGTGCCATCGCTGCTGCTAGGTCTGTGCTCCCCACGCCGGTTGAAAAAAGCCCCAGCGCACCATATGTACATGTATGGGAATCAGCCCCGATAACGGCATCACCGGGTACTACAAGTCCTTCATCGGGAAGAAGCGTATGTTCGACGCCAACGCGACCAACTTCAAAGTAGTTTGTAATGCCATATTCATGGGCGAATTCCCGCATTTCTTTGACTTGCTGAGCAGCTTTCATATCTTTTGCTGGCGTGTAATGGTCTGGAACAAGTGCGATACGCTCTTTGTCGAACACGCAATCAACGCCAATCTGCTTGAACTCACGAATCGCTATTGGAGCCGTGATGTCGTTCCCAAGCATAAAATCCAACTTTATTGTAATTAGTTCGCCTGGCTCGACTTGATCTTTGCCAGCATGAGCTGCGAGTATCTTTTGTGTTATTGTTTGACCCATATTGTACCTCAATCTAAAGCACAGGCTTTTCACTGGCGCGGCTGTTGCCACGCTTTGCTTGATAATAGACTAGTTTGTTAATAGCCTGGATGTACGCCTTGGCGCTTGCCTCCACGATGTCGAGGCTAGCACCTCTACCTGTATAAACGTTCCTATCATCTGCTAACTTCACAGTAACTTCACCCAAAGCATCGGTGCCGCCCGTTACTGCTTTTACAATATAATCTTTTAGAGTGTGTGGAACTCTAATAATTTTGTCAATCGTTTTGTATACTGCGTCCACCGAACCAACGCCAGTTCCACAATCGCTCAGCTCGCCATTGGGCGTAGCAATTTTGATTGTAGCAGTGGGAATCCCCTCAAGGCTAGTCATCACGGTCATGTACGTCAGCTGATATGTTTCAGGAATAGCATGAACTTCATCGGCGACTAAGGCTTCCAAATCCTCATCGAATATTTCCTTCTTTTTGTCAGCCACTTCCTTGAACCTTGCAAATGCCTTGTCAAGTTCTTCACGAGTAAGCTCGTAACCAAGCTCGCTAAGCCGCTTTTCAAACGCGTGGCGTCCAGAATGTTTCCCAAGCACAAGCTTGCTCTCAGAAAGGCCTATATCCTCTGCGTCTATAATCTCATAGGTTCTCTTATCCTGGATTACGCCGTGCTGATGGATTCCTGCCTCATGGGCAAAAGCATTGCTTCCAACAATTGCCTTGTTCGCCTGAACCTGCAAACCAGTGACGTCGCTCACAAGCCTGCTAGCGCGGTAAATTTCCTTTGTGTTTATACCTGTCGTAACATCGAAGACGTCCTTGCGGGTATTAATTGCCATCACGACTTCCTCAAGCGCTGCATTACCCGCACGCTCGCCAATCCCATTTATCGTACACTCTACCTGTCCTGCACCCGCAAGCACTGCCGCTAATGAATTTGCAACCGCCAACCCAAGGTCGTTATGGCAATGGACGCTCAGTATGCATTTATTGATATTCGGCACCCTGTCTAGCAACGTCCTGATAATATTCGCGAACTCATGCGGCACGGCATAGCCGACTGTATCGGGAATGTTGACCACGGTGGCGCCAGCATCTATTACCGCCTCTACAACTTGACATAGATAATCAATATCTGTCCTCGATGCATCTTCGGCGGAGAACTCCACATTTTCACAGTAAGATTTTGCACGCTTGACTGCCTTTACAGCCAGGTCGAGAACCTCTTCTCTGGATTTCTTTAGTTTTCTCTCAAGATGAATATCAGACGTTGCGATGAAGGTATGTATATAGGGCTTATTGGAGTACCGAACTGCCTCCCACGTACGGTCAATATCGGCATCGTTCGCCCGACACAAACCTGCGATTGCCGGACCTTTAATCTGCTGGGCAATCGCCTTGACTGCTTCGAAATCTCCTGGAGATGAGATTGGGAACCCCGCCTCAATTACATCTACATTCAAGCGGGCAAGTTGCTTTGCCACCTCCAATTTTTCCTCGATATTCATGCTTGCTCCGGGCGATTGTTCGCCGTCTCTGAGCGTGGTATCAAATATAAGTATTCTCCTGCTCATAAGAATGCCCCCGAAAGAAACAAGCTACAAGTATCAAGCAACCACGAAAGGCTTTAATATGCTTGCTACTTGTTGCGCTTTACCGCTTCTTTTTCAAATACGGCATCATTTCGCGAAGGCGTGCACCTACCTCTTCAATCATATGCTCTTTTGCCATCCTCCGAGCCGCATTGAAAACTGGTCGGTTGGCTGCATTTTCAAGTATCCATTCCTTTGCGAATTCGCCTCTTTGGATTTCGCCTAGAATGCGCTTCATTTCGGCACGCGTATTTTCATTGATTATTCGCGGCCCACGAGTATAGTCGCCATATTCTGCAGTATTGCTGATTGAATATCTCATCCAGCTGATACCGCCTTCATACATGAGATCTACGATAAGCTTTAACTCATGCAGGCACTCAAAGTACGCAATTTCCGGTTGGTAACCCGCCTCAACTAGCGTCTCGAAACCAGCAATAACAAGGGATGTCGCCCCGCCACACAGCACGGCTTGCTCGCCAAAGAGGTCTGTTTCAGTCTCTTCCTTAAAGGTGGTCTCAAGGACGCCAACTCTTGTCGCACCGATTCCTTTTGCATATGCCAGCGCTATCTCTTTTGCCTTGCCAGAAGCATCTTGTTGCACAGCAATTAGAGCTGGGACGCCTGCGCCTTCGGTATATTGCCGACGCACAAGATGCCCTGGGCCTTTGGGCGCAACCATTATCACATCAACGTTCGCCGGTGGAACTATCTGCCCAAAATGAATATTAAAACCGTGCGAAAATAGGAGGGCTTTACCCTCAGTAAGGTTCATTTCAACTTCGCCCTTGTAAACCTTCGGCTGAACTTCGTCCTCTGTAAGGATTTGGATGATGCTTGCTTCCGATGAGGCTTCCGCCGCCGATACTGGTTTGAAACCGTCCTCAATCGCCTTTTCCCAATTTGGCGTGCCAGGAAGATCGCTGACGATTACATCAACGCCGCTATCTCTTAGATTTTGCGCCTGGGCATGGCCCTGACTTCCATAGCCAATGATTGCAACCTTTCGCCCTTTCAACACATCGAGATTAGCATCCTGATCGTAATAAACTTTTGCCATTGTTTACCTCCCGCTGTTTTATCTAAGCCCAAGGACTTTATAAGAAAAAGCTACCCTTCGAGGAAAGATTTCCTCAAATGCTACCTATTATTTATTAGCTATCCTTATGGAGTTTTGGCACCGCGCATCATGGCAATGCGACCAGTGCGGACGACTTCCTTAATTCCATAGCTCTCAAGAAGCTTTTCGATTGCGTTAATCTTATCAACGCTGCCTGTGACTTCCACTGTGAATGTTTTTTCGCTAACATCAATGATTTTAGCGCGAAAAATGTCTACAATCTGCATAATCTCCGACCGCACGCCAGCATCGGCGTTGACTTTAATCAATGCAAGCTCTCGTTCCACAATTGGAATTCCCTTATAATCGACAACCTTGATTACATCAATTAGCTTGTTAAGCTGTTTTGTAATCTGTTCGAGCACTGCATCGTCTCCACCAACCACGATTGTCATTCGAGACACCGAGGGGTCCTCGGTTATACTAACGGCTAGTGACTCGATATTGAACCCCCTGCGGGCAAATAGCCCCGCAACCCGAGCTAGAACGCCAGGTTTGTTTTCAACTAAAGCTGTTATCGTATGTTGCATTTCTAATTGTCCCTCCGAACTTACTTTGGTCGTCGAACCATCATTTCCTCGATGCTCTGCCCAGCAGGGATCATTGGAAAGACATTTTCTTCGCGCTCGATATGGAAGTCCATAATCACAGGCACATCGTCGTATTCTAGCGATTTTTTAAGAGCATCAACAACTTGCTCTTTTTTCTCAATGCGCATGCCAACCGCACCGTATGCTTCTGCAAGTTTTACAAAGTCCGGCTGAGCAGCTATATCCACTCCTGCATAGCGACGGTTCCAGAACAGCTCCTGCCACTGCCGCACCATGCCGAGATACTGGTTATTTAAAATAGCCACCTTCACGGCAATTTTATTTTCCACAGCCACAATTAGCTCTTGTAAGGTCATTTGGAAGCTGCCGTCGCCATCAATCACAAACACAATATCATTGGGTCGCCCAACTTTTGCTCCGATTCCTGCTGGGAAACCAAAACCCATAGTCCCAAGACCGCCAGATGATAGGAATTGACGCGGGTATTTAC carries:
- a CDS encoding DUF512 domain-containing protein; translation: MKKLNSKIAKVAQGSPAEIAGIKPGDILVSLNAHKICDVLDYRFFGADEEVEVEVLRNGSRIISTIHKELGEDLGIEFVEELFDGVRICRNNCIFCFLKQMPPGLRKSLYLRDDDFRLSFVHGNYITLTNLSDEDVERIISQKMSPLYVSVHSTDPKIREYMLGNKKAGQIMKELKRLADAGITLHAQIVLCPGINDGESLKRTVYDLGTLYPSVASVAIVPVGLTRYREGLVPIKPVDSVLATEVLDACASWQRQFLRSLGTRFVFPADEFYLLAGRPFPSRRTYEGFPQLEDGVGLSRLFLDDLRKVKRRANNTVLRPGKYVLVTGVLAANMVRELVEILNQIPAIQCRICIVRNMFFGETITVAGLLTGSDIAFSLADVAPDEIVLIPSVALKDGLFLDDMSLDELSHMVGARAEAVEPTPMGAFKRLCEDT
- the ispH gene encoding 4-hydroxy-3-methylbut-2-enyl diphosphate reductase, giving the protein MICSRLALSSFNGREMKVKLANPAGFCYGVRRAIDVALEAAEKHGTPMYTLGPLIHNPQVILKLEERGIHEVHDIADAPQGSFIIMPSHGVPREVMRQAENRGLQVVDVTCPFVRKVHEIAENLVADGYQVIVLGDPGHTEVRGIMSVAGENGLAVSDVKDIDPSKLCERVGIISQTTQTTERFERLVEEVARWVKDVRAHNTICHATTRLQKAALDLAAEVDVMLVIGGHNSANTRRLAEICADTGVPTHHIEVASELEDSWFTGVQTVGVTAGASTPDWIIEEVVKKLENWD
- the cimA gene encoding citramalate synthase codes for the protein MPKVLIYDTTLRDGSQGEGISLTVEDMIKIALRLDEAGFHYIEGGWPGSNPKHEEFFERMKSVPLSHAKLAAFGSTRRANVRPEEDANLISLIKSETPVITIFGKSWDLHVTDALKVSLDQNIEMILDSVQFLKNHGKEVIFDAEHFFDGFKANSSYAIDTIKAAEAANADAVVLCDTNGGSLPDEIIAGVRAACSAVNIPVGIHTHNDSEMAVANTIVAVQNGAVQVQGTVNGFGERCGNANLCSIIPILQLKLGIECIPESSLAELTSLSNYVYEIANVVPNDRQPFVGRSAFAHKAGVHVDAIMKNVRTYEHIDPERVGNVRRVLISELSGASNIVHKAQRYGVDLTKKSPETREVLKKIVELENEGYSFEGAEASFELLLQKTLGSYKKLFDLKSFRVIVEQRGTDPEPITEATLRVAVNGEELLTVAEGDGPVHALDNALRKALEKFYPEELKHIKLTDFKVRVLDAKQATAAGVRAIVESTDGTSSWSTVGVSTNIIEASWHALVDSVEYGLLKLMRKKSN
- the leuD gene encoding 3-isopropylmalate dehydratase small subunit produces the protein MIFKGKVHKYGSNVDTDVIIPARYLVTSDPAELAAHCMEDIDPDFVKRVQPGDIIVAEENFGCGSSREHAPIAIKTSGISCVIAKTFARIFYRNSFNIGLPILECPEAVDGISAGDKVEVETSTGKIVNLTTGKVFQARPFPEFIQQLILAGGLIPYARERVKALKKCR
- the leuC gene encoding 3-isopropylmalate dehydratase large subunit — translated: MGQTITQKILAAHAGKDQVEPGELITIKLDFMLGNDITAPIAIREFKQIGVDCVFDKERIALVPDHYTPAKDMKAAQQVKEMREFAHEYGITNYFEVGRVGVEHTLLPDEGLVVPGDAVIGADSHTCTYGALGLFSTGVGSTDLAAAMALGETWVRVPETIKFVYYGKLNKWVGGKDLILYTIGKIGVDGALYCSMEFTGETISFLPMADRFTMCNMAIEAGGKNGIMHVDDTTLEYVKPRAKRPWKVYASDPDALYKEIIEIDVSEIEPQVAFPHLPENTRPVSQATDIRIDQAVIGSCTNGRIEDLRIAASVLKGRKVHPDVRLIIIPATQEIWQQAMREGLFDIFIEAGAAVSTPTCGPCLGGHMGCLAEGERAIATTNRNFVGRMGHVKSEVYLSNPAIAAASAVLGRIGSPEELN
- a CDS encoding 2-isopropylmalate synthase, whose amino-acid sequence is MSRRILIFDTTLRDGEQSPGASMNIEEKLEVAKQLARLNVDVIEAGFPISSPGDFEAVKAIAQQIKGPAIAGLCRANDADIDRTWEAVRYSNKPYIHTFIATSDIHLERKLKKSREEVLDLAVKAVKRAKSYCENVEFSAEDASRTDIDYLCQVVEAVIDAGATVVNIPDTVGYAVPHEFANIIRTLLDRVPNINKCILSVHCHNDLGLAVANSLAAVLAGAGQVECTINGIGERAGNAALEEVVMAINTRKDVFDVTTGINTKEIYRASRLVSDVTGLQVQANKAIVGSNAFAHEAGIHQHGVIQDKRTYEIIDAEDIGLSESKLVLGKHSGRHAFEKRLSELGYELTREELDKAFARFKEVADKKKEIFDEDLEALVADEVHAIPETYQLTYMTVMTSLEGIPTATIKIATPNGELSDCGTGVGSVDAVYKTIDKIIRVPHTLKDYIVKAVTGGTDALGEVTVKLADDRNVYTGRGASLDIVEASAKAYIQAINKLVYYQAKRGNSRASEKPVL
- the ilvC gene encoding ketol-acid reductoisomerase; protein product: MAKVYYDQDANLDVLKGRKVAIIGYGSQGHAQAQNLRDSGVDVIVSDLPGTPNWEKAIEDGFKPVSAAEASSEASIIQILTEDEVQPKVYKGEVEMNLTEGKALLFSHGFNIHFGQIVPPANVDVIMVAPKGPGHLVRRQYTEGAGVPALIAVQQDASGKAKEIALAYAKGIGATRVGVLETTFKEETETDLFGEQAVLCGGATSLVIAGFETLVEAGYQPEIAYFECLHELKLIVDLMYEGGISWMRYSISNTAEYGDYTRGPRIINENTRAEMKRILGEIQRGEFAKEWILENAANRPVFNAARRMAKEHMIEEVGARLREMMPYLKKKR
- the ilvN gene encoding acetolactate synthase small subunit is translated as MQHTITALVENKPGVLARVAGLFARRGFNIESLAVSITEDPSVSRMTIVVGGDDAVLEQITKQLNKLIDVIKVVDYKGIPIVERELALIKVNADAGVRSEIMQIVDIFRAKIIDVSEKTFTVEVTGSVDKINAIEKLLESYGIKEVVRTGRIAMMRGAKTP